Proteins encoded by one window of Enterobacter hormaechei subsp. xiangfangensis:
- the manA gene encoding mannose-6-phosphate isomerase, class I, translating into MASFYRMRNGVKNYAWGSRTALNTLFGVPNPDEQPQAEIWMGAHPAGCSEIEVGANTVSLQDAIAKSPGPVLGERTMEKFSGLPFLLKILSAESALSLQVHPDKRQAVEGYARQGNRAGEDYNDANHKPELVYAITPFMAMNGFRPYHEIVNHFLRLSSPELMPALVHFRHNLNNEGLENFFVGLMQLAPQEKHTVLRQLDESLQAGAFVHLQEFLIRLQRDYPGDIGVLAPLFLHCITLEPGEAMFLRAGTLHAYVYGTAVEVMACSDNVLRAGLTPKKINLSELVNCTAFSETHEHNLKLVPDIAGNESHYHVPVEDFRFSVIENCQQHRIEVFSAQILLVLEGYTTLRDTYGEEMTFCVGQSVFIPAQTEAYFLTQSGQCCLVQC; encoded by the coding sequence ATGGCCTCGTTCTATCGCATGAGAAATGGCGTAAAAAATTATGCCTGGGGCAGCCGGACGGCTCTGAATACGCTGTTTGGCGTGCCGAATCCGGATGAGCAGCCTCAGGCTGAAATCTGGATGGGGGCGCATCCGGCAGGGTGTTCTGAAATTGAAGTTGGCGCGAACACGGTTTCATTACAGGACGCGATCGCAAAATCCCCCGGCCCCGTTTTAGGGGAACGGACGATGGAAAAATTTTCAGGACTTCCGTTCTTACTGAAGATACTGTCTGCAGAAAGCGCGCTTTCGCTCCAGGTCCATCCCGATAAACGCCAGGCGGTAGAGGGCTACGCCAGGCAGGGAAATCGAGCTGGAGAAGATTATAACGACGCAAATCATAAACCCGAGTTGGTCTATGCAATCACGCCTTTTATGGCGATGAACGGTTTTCGTCCCTATCATGAGATTGTGAATCATTTTCTGCGTCTCAGCTCGCCTGAACTCATGCCTGCGCTGGTTCATTTTCGCCATAACCTTAATAATGAGGGGCTTGAAAACTTTTTTGTCGGCCTGATGCAGCTTGCACCACAGGAGAAACACACTGTTCTGCGGCAGTTGGATGAGAGCCTTCAGGCTGGGGCCTTTGTCCATTTACAGGAATTCCTCATCCGCTTGCAGCGGGACTATCCGGGGGATATCGGCGTCCTCGCACCGCTGTTTTTACACTGCATAACGCTTGAGCCTGGCGAAGCGATGTTTTTGCGGGCCGGTACCCTGCACGCCTACGTTTACGGAACCGCCGTAGAAGTGATGGCGTGCTCTGATAACGTTTTGCGCGCAGGATTAACACCGAAAAAAATTAATTTATCTGAATTAGTTAACTGTACGGCTTTTAGTGAGACTCATGAACATAACTTAAAGCTTGTTCCTGATATTGCTGGAAATGAAAGCCATTATCATGTTCCCGTAGAGGATTTCCGTTTCTCTGTAATAGAAAACTGCCAGCAACACAGAATTGAAGTCTTTAGCGCGCAAATTTTACTAGTGCTTGAAGGCTACACTACGTTGCGCGATACATACGGTGAAGAGATGACGTTCTGCGTCGGTCAGTCGGTATTTATACCGGCTCAGACAGAAGCTTATTTTTTGACACAAAGCGGACAGTGCTGCCTGGTTCAGTGCTGA
- a CDS encoding cytochrome c biogenesis protein/redoxin, translated as MFLIIAFLGGMISLLSPCTLPVIPLLFAGFQGQRKHILALLAGMIVMFTLVAMVVTIASEWIADATVIGRWIALLILSIAALALIFPQFAQRIARPAVSAGNVLNTHSVQRRGLVSAFLAGLAVGLMWSPCAGPILGAIFSINIAGHSAIATGALLAAYGSGCALMLGLLVAGGRKLIAPLRAKSALMARLRQGAGVMMLAAVAFNASGMTSALKSANGIADQLENALLSLAQPSSTQVKLQPVADATPSSQLPSLSGGTGWINGDPVTSEALRGKVVLIDFWTWDCINCQHTLPHVRDWAKKYESQGLVVIGVHTPEYPWEKPLSSVKNAVNKWQLPYRVVTDNNYKIWSAFGNQYWPAHYYFDAKGQLRYTAFGEGNYDKQEAVIQQLLKEARS; from the coding sequence ATGTTTCTGATAATCGCTTTTTTGGGCGGCATGATTAGCCTGCTCAGTCCGTGCACGCTTCCCGTCATTCCTCTGCTGTTCGCTGGCTTTCAGGGGCAGCGCAAACACATTCTGGCGCTTCTGGCGGGAATGATTGTGATGTTCACGTTGGTGGCGATGGTAGTAACGATTGCCAGCGAGTGGATCGCTGACGCCACCGTTATCGGTCGCTGGATTGCGCTGCTGATACTGAGCATTGCCGCCCTGGCTCTGATCTTCCCGCAGTTTGCTCAGCGCATTGCCCGTCCGGCGGTCAGTGCGGGAAACGTTCTCAACACCCACAGCGTTCAGCGACGCGGCCTGGTTTCGGCTTTTCTGGCAGGACTGGCCGTTGGACTTATGTGGTCCCCCTGTGCCGGACCGATTCTCGGGGCGATCTTCAGCATTAATATTGCGGGCCACTCGGCCATCGCAACCGGAGCGCTGTTAGCCGCTTACGGCAGTGGATGCGCGTTGATGCTGGGGCTGCTTGTCGCGGGGGGCCGTAAGCTGATAGCCCCTCTGAGAGCCAAATCCGCATTGATGGCGCGTTTGCGTCAGGGAGCGGGAGTGATGATGTTAGCTGCCGTTGCGTTCAACGCCAGCGGGATGACCTCAGCCCTGAAAAGTGCCAACGGTATTGCCGACCAGCTGGAAAACGCTCTGTTGAGCCTTGCGCAACCATCCTCCACGCAGGTGAAACTGCAACCAGTCGCTGACGCAACGCCGAGCAGCCAGCTACCATCATTAAGCGGCGGTACGGGCTGGATAAACGGTGACCCTGTCACGTCTGAGGCCTTGCGGGGGAAAGTTGTGCTTATCGATTTCTGGACCTGGGACTGTATCAACTGCCAGCATACCCTTCCGCATGTTCGAGACTGGGCGAAGAAATATGAGTCACAAGGTCTGGTGGTGATTGGCGTCCATACCCCGGAATACCCCTGGGAAAAGCCGTTATCATCGGTGAAAAACGCGGTCAATAAATGGCAGCTGCCGTACCGCGTAGTGACGGATAATAACTACAAAATCTGGAGCGCGTTCGGAAATCAGTACTGGCCAGCGCATTACTATTTCGATGCGAAAGGACAACTGCGTTACACCGCGTTTGGCGAAGGTAACTACGACAAGCAGGAGGCCGTGATTCAGCAGTTGCTCAAGGAAGCGCGTTCCTGA
- a CDS encoding GDP-mannose pyrophosphatase, producing MQSKRADIRIINSETLSDNWYNLKKYTFDFQRSDGDWQRQEREVYDRGNGATILLYNRDSKTVILTRQFRFPVFINGHEEDLIEAAAGLLDNLDPESRIKAEAEEETGFKVTRVEKIFVAYMSPGSVTEKLYFYLAEYHPQDRTSAGGGVKAEGEDIDVLEMTLDDALRGIENGQIVDGKTIMLLYHLALKGIL from the coding sequence GTGCAATCAAAACGTGCAGATATACGCATCATCAACAGCGAAACGTTGTCCGACAACTGGTATAACCTAAAAAAATACACTTTTGACTTCCAGCGCAGCGATGGCGACTGGCAGCGGCAAGAGCGTGAAGTGTATGACCGGGGGAATGGCGCGACGATCCTGCTCTATAATCGCGACAGCAAAACCGTCATTCTGACGCGTCAGTTCCGTTTCCCGGTGTTTATCAATGGTCACGAAGAGGATCTCATTGAGGCGGCCGCCGGGTTGCTTGATAACCTTGACCCGGAAAGCCGGATTAAGGCCGAAGCGGAAGAAGAAACCGGGTTTAAGGTGACGCGCGTAGAGAAAATTTTTGTGGCCTATATGAGCCCGGGCTCGGTTACCGAGAAACTCTACTTCTATCTGGCGGAATATCATCCGCAGGATCGGACCAGCGCGGGCGGCGGCGTTAAAGCTGAGGGGGAAGATATCGACGTTCTGGAAATGACGCTGGACGACGCGCTTCGGGGCATTGAAAATGGGCAGATCGTCGACGGAAAAACCATCATGCTGCTCTATCACCTGGCCCTCAAAGGCATTTTATAA
- a CDS encoding ATP-binding protein: protein MIEDKTLPADVRFIWPQSTAERHPALPTAWDTVADAAAWCIAQAEQLNFSLLSPESLIWKLAGLVQLAATGGDADGQHAFYTRDLPALFEQLIVQLQDFPAPPTLYRPQREEPSFVSDVRIRIICGLSGAGKTAWAAQAAQHSTQVCAYYDAGDLPGPALASTLVRELAARFATQEQGGLRRILLPGASGIEALRTFDTFLQQWNDNLLLVLDNAHRIPVENLQDVLHATTRIHFVLLCQPHDNVRQLEAMTGLQRESLQGWDIDTVAAAVNDLGGHASALGYEQLRSYTGGLPLYVESAARVAAEEYKVA, encoded by the coding sequence ATGATTGAGGATAAGACGCTTCCTGCTGATGTCCGTTTTATCTGGCCCCAGTCAACCGCTGAGCGCCATCCCGCACTTCCCACTGCCTGGGACACCGTGGCTGATGCGGCCGCGTGGTGCATCGCGCAAGCAGAGCAACTGAATTTTTCGTTATTGTCGCCAGAATCCCTGATCTGGAAGCTGGCCGGTCTGGTCCAGCTCGCCGCCACCGGAGGTGATGCTGACGGACAGCATGCGTTTTATACCCGGGATCTTCCTGCCCTGTTCGAACAGCTCATCGTTCAGTTACAGGACTTCCCTGCACCGCCGACACTCTACCGACCACAAAGAGAGGAACCCTCTTTTGTGTCGGATGTGCGGATACGCATCATTTGCGGCTTGTCCGGTGCAGGTAAAACAGCTTGGGCAGCACAGGCCGCCCAGCACAGTACCCAAGTGTGTGCGTATTACGATGCTGGCGACCTTCCAGGCCCTGCACTTGCCAGTACGCTGGTTCGTGAGCTGGCAGCCCGGTTTGCGACTCAGGAGCAAGGTGGCCTGCGAAGAATACTGCTCCCTGGTGCCAGTGGCATTGAAGCGCTGAGAACGTTCGACACCTTCTTGCAGCAATGGAACGACAACCTGCTGCTGGTACTGGATAACGCGCATCGTATCCCTGTGGAGAACTTGCAGGATGTTCTGCACGCCACAACCCGTATCCATTTTGTGCTGCTGTGCCAGCCCCATGACAATGTCCGTCAACTGGAGGCGATGACTGGACTTCAGCGTGAATCGTTACAGGGATGGGATATCGACACAGTGGCTGCCGCAGTGAACGATCTCGGTGGGCACGCCAGTGCGCTGGGATATGAGCAGCTACGAAGCTACACCGGAGGGTTGCCGCTGTATGTCGAAAGCGCGGCGAGAGTTGCCGCAGAGGAATACAAAGTTGCTTAA
- a CDS encoding DeoR/GlpR family DNA-binding transcription regulator, which yields MLTSQRKQLILEKLEAEGQVQSTALSLFFSVSEDTIRRDLRELAAEGRLQRVHGGALPASSAIAPFAERQSVKMDAKKRVARRGAQLISPGQVVIIDGGTTTSELITFFPPDLPITVVTHSPGIALGLVGHPSIEVILIGGRLYKHSIVTVGAAAIEGINNIHADLFFMGVTGVHPEAGLTTGDYEEACIKRAFSGRAAETVVLASPEKINTASAFVIGDLSLVNTLVVENTTDERWVSAMKEKGVTVIASQ from the coding sequence ATGCTCACAAGCCAGCGTAAACAGTTGATTCTGGAAAAACTGGAGGCGGAAGGCCAGGTCCAGTCAACTGCGCTCAGCCTCTTTTTCTCGGTGTCTGAGGACACTATCCGCCGGGATTTACGTGAACTGGCGGCAGAAGGGCGTTTGCAGCGTGTTCACGGCGGTGCACTGCCAGCATCTTCAGCGATTGCGCCTTTTGCCGAGCGTCAGTCCGTCAAAATGGATGCAAAAAAACGCGTGGCACGGCGAGGCGCGCAGCTCATTTCACCGGGGCAGGTGGTGATCATTGATGGCGGGACGACCACCTCTGAACTTATTACATTCTTCCCACCCGATTTACCGATAACCGTGGTGACGCACAGCCCGGGTATCGCATTGGGTCTGGTCGGCCATCCGAGCATAGAGGTGATCCTGATTGGTGGTCGTTTGTATAAACACTCCATCGTCACGGTCGGCGCGGCCGCAATTGAAGGCATCAATAATATTCATGCGGATCTGTTTTTCATGGGTGTCACCGGCGTGCATCCTGAGGCCGGGCTGACCACCGGAGATTATGAAGAAGCGTGCATCAAACGTGCATTTTCCGGCAGAGCGGCGGAAACGGTGGTACTGGCCTCGCCGGAAAAGATCAACACGGCCTCGGCGTTCGTGATTGGCGACCTGTCGCTGGTGAATACGCTGGTTGTTGAAAACACAACGGATGAACGCTGGGTGAGCGCCATGAAAGAAAAGGGCGTTACGGTGATCGCAAGCCAGTAA
- a CDS encoding glycoside hydrolase family 1 protein gives MNRYQFPEDFFWGAAASGPQTEGIAHKPHRSIWDSWYAEQPNRFFQQIGPQKVCETYSKYKEDVALMKQTGFNSFRTSIQWSRLIDDFETGAPNAEAVRFYNNYLDEMIASGIEPMINLYHFDMPEILQKQYGGFESPHVTDLFARFARTAFELFGHKVKYWITFNEPIVPVEGGYLYDFHYPCKKDGKLAAQVAFNIMLAHAKAVHIYRELDLPGEIGVVLNLTPSYTRNNSDEDKKAAWYADLFFNRSFLDPLVKHEFPKELCEVLAAHDCLPEIKKADVDLITRSRVDFLGVNYYVPRRVKARECPYELDYFTPEYYFENYSDPEGRFNPYRDNNEIYPEAIYDIACNIRDNYDNMKWYLAEIGIAMDIQSEGPVLADGFIDDTFRIELMEEHLQQLHRAISEGANCFGVHQWTFIDNWSWINSFKRRYGFWRLDLETGERQIKRNAIWFAQLAASNGFTPGAFIKGNK, from the coding sequence ATGAATCGGTATCAATTTCCGGAAGATTTTTTTTGGGGCGCAGCGGCGTCGGGTCCTCAGACGGAAGGCATAGCGCATAAGCCGCACCGTTCTATCTGGGATAGTTGGTATGCAGAACAGCCCAACCGCTTTTTCCAGCAGATTGGTCCGCAGAAAGTATGTGAAACCTACAGCAAATATAAAGAGGACGTTGCGCTGATGAAGCAAACGGGATTTAACTCGTTTCGTACATCCATTCAGTGGTCACGGTTGATTGATGATTTTGAAACTGGCGCCCCAAACGCGGAAGCCGTCCGGTTTTACAACAACTACTTAGATGAGATGATCGCCAGCGGCATTGAGCCAATGATTAATCTTTATCATTTCGATATGCCGGAGATTTTGCAAAAGCAGTATGGCGGTTTTGAATCACCCCATGTGACGGATCTTTTCGCACGGTTTGCCCGCACGGCATTTGAGCTATTTGGTCATAAGGTCAAATACTGGATCACCTTTAATGAGCCGATAGTACCTGTTGAAGGCGGCTATCTTTATGATTTCCATTATCCTTGTAAAAAAGATGGCAAGCTGGCGGCGCAGGTTGCATTTAACATTATGCTGGCGCATGCAAAAGCGGTGCACATATACCGAGAACTTGACCTGCCTGGCGAAATTGGCGTGGTGCTTAACCTGACCCCCTCGTACACCCGAAACAACAGCGACGAGGATAAAAAAGCAGCGTGGTATGCCGACCTGTTCTTTAATCGCAGTTTCCTTGATCCGCTGGTGAAGCATGAATTCCCGAAGGAATTATGTGAAGTACTCGCAGCCCATGATTGCTTGCCAGAAATAAAGAAAGCTGATGTAGATCTGATAACTCGTTCGAGGGTAGATTTCCTGGGGGTTAACTACTATGTTCCGCGTCGGGTTAAAGCGCGCGAATGCCCCTATGAGCTTGATTACTTCACGCCAGAGTATTACTTCGAGAACTACAGCGATCCCGAAGGGCGCTTCAATCCGTATCGCGATAATAACGAGATTTACCCCGAAGCGATTTACGATATTGCCTGCAACATCCGCGATAATTACGACAATATGAAGTGGTATCTGGCTGAAATCGGTATCGCCATGGATATCCAGTCAGAAGGTCCGGTTCTGGCTGATGGGTTTATTGATGACACTTTCCGCATCGAATTAATGGAAGAACACCTCCAACAGCTCCATCGCGCCATCAGCGAGGGGGCGAACTGCTTTGGGGTACACCAGTGGACATTTATTGATAACTGGTCTTGGATAAATAGCTTTAAACGTCGTTACGGTTTCTGGCGACTGGATCTGGAAACCGGAGAGCGACAGATAAAGCGCAACGCTATTTGGTTCGCTCAACTTGCTGCCTCTAACGGATTTACGCCCGGGGCATTTATAAAGGGCAACAAATAA
- a CDS encoding glycoside hydrolase family 28 protein, giving the protein MKAISILACGADPTAQRLSTSAIQQAINSAQENDVILIPQGRFLTGALFLKSGVSLRLDAGAQLVGSQDLADYPLINTRVAGIDMRWPAGIINIIDCENVSITGTGTIDGQGVIWWQRFWGDDERSGMVGDYSARGLRWVVDYDCQRPRNILVFESQNILLRDFTSRESGFWNIHLCYSRRIAVEAVQISNSAGPSTDGIDVDSCEQVRIERCIVSCNDDNICIKSGRGREAAQKARTARDIVIRGCTLNKGSGITLGSETSGGIERVLIEDNAFNGTGVGFRIKSARNRGGFIRDITVQNLRLTDVRFPVLIQLNWFPQYSYGDQSNLSDKPEHWRKLAEGVEGEAGLTEVSGLTIKNMTARRSDNKYFSRAFFIAGYPERPVAGLTLEGIFIDATEFGKISGVDGLRFQDVQVTAVENTQDCNDSYER; this is encoded by the coding sequence ATGAAAGCGATCTCCATTCTGGCGTGTGGCGCGGACCCAACCGCGCAACGCCTGTCAACGTCTGCCATTCAGCAGGCCATAAACAGTGCTCAAGAGAACGATGTCATTCTTATTCCGCAAGGCCGTTTTCTGACCGGCGCACTGTTTCTGAAAAGCGGTGTTTCGCTTCGCCTGGATGCTGGCGCACAGCTCGTTGGAAGCCAGGATCTGGCTGATTATCCCCTGATAAACACCCGGGTGGCCGGCATTGATATGCGCTGGCCGGCAGGCATTATTAATATCATTGATTGTGAAAACGTCAGCATTACCGGTACAGGCACGATAGACGGGCAGGGTGTCATCTGGTGGCAACGCTTCTGGGGCGACGACGAACGCAGCGGCATGGTTGGCGATTACAGCGCCAGAGGATTACGCTGGGTGGTTGATTACGACTGTCAGCGCCCGCGCAATATCCTGGTCTTTGAAAGCCAGAACATTCTGCTGCGTGATTTTACCAGTCGGGAGTCCGGATTCTGGAACATACACCTCTGTTATTCGCGCCGTATCGCGGTTGAGGCTGTGCAAATCAGCAATTCTGCGGGGCCGAGCACCGACGGGATTGACGTCGACTCCTGCGAACAAGTGCGGATTGAACGCTGCATTGTGTCCTGCAATGACGACAATATTTGCATCAAATCAGGACGAGGACGCGAAGCGGCGCAAAAAGCACGTACCGCGCGGGATATAGTGATTCGAGGATGTACGCTGAATAAGGGATCCGGGATCACGCTGGGGAGTGAAACTTCAGGTGGCATTGAACGCGTCCTGATAGAAGATAACGCGTTTAACGGAACGGGCGTCGGATTTCGCATTAAGTCGGCCCGCAACCGTGGCGGGTTTATCCGTGATATCACCGTCCAAAATTTACGTCTTACGGACGTACGTTTTCCGGTGCTGATCCAGCTGAACTGGTTTCCGCAGTACAGCTATGGCGACCAGAGCAATTTATCTGATAAACCAGAACACTGGCGCAAGCTGGCTGAAGGTGTTGAGGGCGAAGCCGGTCTTACTGAGGTCAGCGGACTGACGATTAAAAATATGACGGCGCGTCGCTCAGACAACAAATATTTCTCGCGGGCATTTTTCATTGCGGGGTATCCGGAGCGTCCTGTGGCCGGGTTAACGCTGGAGGGGATTTTTATTGACGCGACAGAGTTTGGGAAAATTTCCGGTGTGGATGGGTTGCGCTTTCAGGATGTGCAGGTGACTGCCGTAGAGAACACGCAAGACTGTAACGACAGTTATGAACGTTGA
- the tam gene encoding trans-aconitate 2-methyltransferase, giving the protein MADWDPSLYLQYSAERTRPAAELLARVPLADITSAVDLGCGPGNSTALLKQRWPSAQIAGVDNSPAMLEEARQALPDCYFIEADIRHYKPDQPLSLIYANASLQWIPDHYHLLPHLVSLLQLNGVLAVQMPDNWLEPTHALMREVAWEQGYPDRGREPLPGIHAYYDILTEAGCDVDIWRTTYFHQMSSHQAIIDWVSATGLRPWLQELNESEQKNYLKRYLELLEEQYPLQENGQILLAFPRLFMVAQRVP; this is encoded by the coding sequence ATGGCCGACTGGGATCCCTCTCTTTATCTACAGTACAGCGCAGAACGCACTCGTCCCGCCGCTGAGTTACTGGCCCGGGTGCCGCTTGCTGACATAACCTCAGCCGTGGATTTGGGCTGCGGGCCAGGCAACAGCACCGCGCTGCTGAAACAGCGCTGGCCTTCTGCGCAGATCGCCGGCGTGGATAACTCCCCGGCCATGCTGGAGGAAGCCCGACAGGCCCTGCCAGACTGCTACTTTATTGAGGCGGATATCCGTCACTACAAACCTGACCAGCCGCTCAGCCTGATCTACGCCAACGCCTCATTGCAATGGATCCCGGACCATTACCACCTTCTGCCACACCTGGTTTCACTGCTCCAGTTAAACGGCGTGCTGGCGGTGCAAATGCCTGACAACTGGCTTGAGCCGACGCACGCCCTGATGCGTGAAGTTGCCTGGGAACAGGGCTACCCCGATCGTGGCCGCGAGCCATTGCCGGGTATCCATGCCTACTACGATATTCTGACGGAAGCGGGATGTGACGTGGATATCTGGCGCACCACCTACTTCCATCAGATGAGCTCTCATCAGGCGATTATTGACTGGGTCAGCGCGACGGGGTTACGGCCGTGGTTACAGGAACTCAACGAAAGCGAGCAGAAAAACTATCTGAAACGCTACCTTGAGCTGCTGGAAGAGCAGTATCCGCTCCAGGAGAACGGGCAGATACTGCTGGCTTTTCCGCGCCTGTTTATGGTGGCTCAGCGGGTTCCGTAA
- a CDS encoding ATP-binding protein, translated as MTLWPRTLLARLLIIVLLGLLLANALSLTLVMVERMHSARTVMLGNLENDVATSVAILDRLPAKERPEWLERLSRGNYRYILGPGEAGAAPTDKRSRDAIRTLKETLSAQYPLQFTAVPGPISHIQAHLTLRDGAPLTIDLIPRMPPVASWLPVVLVLQLLLVALCSWIAVRQVVRPFLQFTRAVDSLDPAAHSPMTEKGPVEVRQAAHAFNEMQSRIQTYLRERAQILASISHDLQTPITRMKLRIEMADQPEIRDKLLSDLDNMSRLVREGIAYARSSESLEETTLKLELNAWVNSIASDYQDIGKNVQFHARNARLPIVTRPQALRRVMTNLLDNALKFGDSAVIEIDEDERQVAIRIMDNGPGIPEAELEAVLQPFYRVETSRNRETGGTGLGLAIAAQLTAQLDGKLHIANRAEGGLAVSVTLPRG; from the coding sequence ATGACGCTGTGGCCCCGCACCTTACTGGCCCGGCTGCTGATCATTGTGCTGCTTGGACTCTTACTGGCTAACGCGCTCAGCCTGACGCTGGTCATGGTTGAGCGAATGCACAGCGCGCGCACGGTTATGCTGGGCAATCTTGAGAATGACGTGGCGACCAGCGTGGCCATTCTCGACCGGCTTCCGGCCAAAGAGAGGCCAGAGTGGCTGGAACGGCTCAGTCGCGGTAATTATCGTTATATCCTCGGCCCCGGCGAGGCAGGCGCCGCACCAACGGACAAGCGCTCGCGGGATGCAATTCGCACCCTGAAAGAGACGCTTTCAGCCCAATATCCGCTCCAGTTTACGGCGGTGCCAGGGCCAATCTCCCATATTCAGGCCCATCTGACGCTCCGCGACGGCGCACCGCTCACTATCGATCTGATCCCGCGCATGCCGCCTGTCGCCAGCTGGTTACCCGTGGTGCTAGTTCTTCAGCTGTTACTTGTCGCGCTCTGCTCCTGGATTGCCGTACGCCAGGTTGTCCGGCCTTTCCTGCAATTCACGCGTGCGGTTGATTCCCTCGATCCTGCGGCCCATTCACCGATGACTGAAAAAGGACCGGTTGAAGTGCGCCAGGCTGCACACGCTTTTAATGAGATGCAGTCGCGGATACAAACGTATCTGCGTGAACGCGCGCAGATTCTGGCGTCCATTTCTCACGATCTCCAGACGCCCATCACGCGCATGAAGCTGCGGATCGAAATGGCAGATCAGCCCGAAATCCGCGATAAGCTGCTGAGCGACCTGGATAATATGTCGCGCCTGGTACGGGAGGGGATTGCCTATGCCCGGTCATCAGAATCACTGGAAGAGACCACGCTGAAGCTGGAGCTGAACGCGTGGGTTAACAGCATCGCCAGTGATTATCAGGACATTGGTAAAAACGTGCAGTTTCATGCACGCAATGCGCGTCTGCCGATCGTTACTCGTCCACAGGCATTGCGCAGGGTAATGACCAATCTGCTGGATAATGCGCTCAAGTTTGGCGATAGCGCGGTTATAGAGATTGATGAAGATGAAAGGCAGGTAGCGATCCGCATTATGGATAACGGCCCCGGCATCCCGGAGGCAGAACTGGAGGCGGTGTTACAGCCGTTCTACCGGGTTGAAACGTCGCGCAACCGCGAAACGGGCGGCACCGGGTTAGGCCTCGCCATTGCCGCGCAGCTCACCGCCCAGCTTGACGGGAAATTGCATATTGCAAACCGGGCAGAGGGCGGGTTGGCCGTAAGCGTGACTCTTCCGCGCGGTTAA
- a CDS encoding response regulator, with translation MEHIDHILVVDDDRDIRELIVDYLVKSGYHASGAANGKEMRVVLDKQHIDLVVLDVMMPGDDGLTLCRQLRSSRHKDLPILMLTARNEDTDRILGLEMGADDYVVKPFVARELLARIKAILRRFRTMPPNLQVTEAGRLVVFGEWQLDTVARHLIDNEGMVVALSGAEYRLLRVFLDHPQRVLTRDQLLNLTQGRDAELFERSIDLLVSRVRQRLNEDARTPAYIKTVRSEGYVFTMPVTIVEANE, from the coding sequence GTGGAGCATATTGATCACATCCTTGTCGTCGATGACGACAGGGATATTCGTGAACTGATTGTCGATTACCTCGTGAAATCCGGCTACCACGCCTCTGGCGCGGCGAACGGGAAAGAGATGCGCGTAGTGCTCGACAAACAGCATATCGACCTGGTGGTGCTGGACGTGATGATGCCCGGCGATGATGGCCTGACGCTGTGTCGACAGCTGCGCAGCAGCAGGCATAAGGATCTGCCGATCCTGATGCTCACCGCGCGCAACGAGGACACGGACCGGATCCTGGGACTGGAGATGGGCGCCGACGATTATGTTGTGAAACCGTTTGTGGCCCGCGAACTGCTGGCGCGTATCAAAGCTATCCTGCGTCGTTTTCGTACTATGCCGCCTAATCTTCAGGTGACCGAGGCAGGGCGCCTGGTGGTGTTCGGTGAATGGCAACTGGATACCGTGGCGCGTCATCTGATTGATAACGAGGGGATGGTTGTGGCGCTCAGCGGGGCGGAATATCGCCTTTTGCGCGTATTCCTCGATCATCCTCAACGGGTGCTGACCCGCGATCAGCTGCTGAACCTGACGCAGGGACGTGATGCCGAGCTGTTTGAGCGTTCGATTGATCTCCTGGTGAGCCGCGTGCGACAGCGCCTGAATGAAGATGCCCGCACGCCGGCCTACATTAAAACCGTTCGCAGCGAAGGCTACGTTTTTACCATGCCGGTGACCATCGTCGAGGCCAATGAATGA